One window from the genome of Paramisgurnus dabryanus chromosome 24, PD_genome_1.1, whole genome shotgun sequence encodes:
- the LOC135721154 gene encoding uncharacterized protein: MKKTTLLVCISLFINGVAAEQMESVSVMGGDTVTLHTDLTELQRQDVIEWRTGVKQELVAKINREANTSQIFNDIDGRFRDRLRLNNQNGDLTITNITTQLIGLYFLEITRQKSITKTFNVSGVFGVTDEMKSVSVKEGDSLTLHIDLSDRQKYDVIVWQFQHGNSPLAELNRKVPIFQTYDDVHDGIFRDKLKLDFQTGSLTITNIRTNHAGLYEVDFSSGTHTIHQSFTVTVNDEVKSKSVIEGSAVTLHTDLTKIQKGDNIDWRFGPQETLIAKINKDTNETSTHDDVLDGRFRDRLQVNDQTGDLTITNIRTDNFGLYELKMSSRRRSIQRKYNVNVSAHGLPPGAVAGILCVLIFLLLVAVAGVFYYRYRITKANKLVVKEGDSVILHTDLTPLEENHVIQWTFGPQNTLIAQITSSSRRISDDERFRGRLALRDQSGSLIINDARTTDTGLYKLKITRGRIPSYKRFKLTVTESGIDQPLLNEDGVSGTREASVCTQTRL, from the exons ATGAAAAAGACCACTTTACTCGTctgcatttctttatttatcAACG GTGTTGCGGCAGAACAAATGGAGTCAGTATCAGTGATGGGGGGAGATACTGTCACACTACACACTGATCTTACTGAACTACAGAGACAAGATGTGATTGAGTGGAGGACCGGAGTAAAACAAGAACTTGTAGCTAAAATTAACAGAGAAGCCAACACAAGCCAAATATTTAATGACATTGATGGGAGATTCAGAGACAGATTGAGGCTGAATAATCAGAATGGAGATCTTACCATCACAAACATCACAACTCAACTAATTGGACTTTATTTTCTAGAGATCACTAGACAAAAGTCTATAACAAAAACATTCAATGTTAGTG gtgtgtttggtgtTACAGATGAAATGAAGTCGGTGTCGGTAAAGGAGGGAGATTCTCTCACACTACACATTGATCTTAGTGACAGACAGAAATATGATGTGATAGTGTGGCAGTTTCAACATGGAAACTCCCCTTTAGCTGAACTCAACAGAAAGGTTCCTATCTTCCAAACATATGATGATGTTCATGATGGGATATTCAGAGACAAACTAAAGCTGGATTTTCAGACTGGATCTCTTACCATCACAAACATCAGAACTAATCATGCTGGACTTTATGAAGTAGATTTCAGCAGCGGTACACACACCATACATCAGTCATTCACAGTTACTGTCAATG ATGAAGTGAAGTCGAAGTCAGTGATAGAGGGAAGTGCTGTCACTCTTCACACAGATCTTACCAAAATACAGAAAGGTGATAACATAGATTGGAGATTTGGACCTCAAGAGACTCTCATTGCTAAAATCAATAAAGACACAAATGAGACATCAACACATGATGATGTTCTTGATGGGAGATTCAGAGACAGACTGCAGGTAAATGatcagactggagatctcacCATCACAAACATCAGAACTGATAATTTTGGACTTTATGAACTGAAGATGAGCAGTAGAAGACGATCCATTCAGAGGAAATATAATGTTAATGTCAGTG CACATGGTCTTCCTCCTGGTGCTGTAGCAGGAATATTATGTGTTCTCATCTTCCTCCTGCTCGTTGCCGTTGCTGGAGTGTTTTACTATCGCTATAGGATCACCAAAGCAAATAAATTAGTGG TGAAGGAGGGAGATTCTGTCATACTACACACTGATCTTACTCCCCTAGAGGAAAATCACGTGATACAATGGACGTTTGGACCTCAAAATACACTAATAGCTCAAATCACGAGTTCTAGCAGGAGAATATCTGATGATGAGAGATTCAGAGGCAGACTGGCACTGAGAGATCAGTCTGGATCACTCATCATCAATGACGCCAGAACTACAGACACTGGACTTTATAAACTTAAAATCACAAGGGGCAGAATACCGTCATACAAGAGATTCAAGCTGACTGTCACAG AGTCAGGGATAGACCAGCCTTTGTTGAATGAAGATGGTGTTTCTGGGACcagagaggcttctgtgtgtacacaaacacgcctgtaa
- the LOC135721147 gene encoding uncharacterized protein has product MRTKISLLFISLSICGVYAVDPDEVISVSVMEGDSVTLHTDLTEIQREDVIEWRFGDQQDLIAKLNREANKSDLYNGTDERFSGRLKMNTQTGDLTITNIRSQLTGFYKLEITRDEIKKKTFVVRRVFHPESDKLKSVSLMEGDYVTLLTDVSDIKKYDVIRWRLRRETSPLAELDRKTALFSTYDDVLDGRFKGRLQLDHQTGSLTITNVKNTDSGLYDVEISSSSSSHTIHQSFTVTVNDKVKIESVMEGDSVTLHTNLTEIQRHNVILWRFETHGTLIAKIDEDVNKTSIYDDVLDGRFRDRLQLNNQTGDLTITNIGTKDAGLYELKMSSRRRSIQRRLIVTVTSQSSTLVSGILAGIYVPLGIIAAVALVYYCRRCFPKARTQIVMEGDTVILHTDVKVKQDDDEMEWTFQKSLIAQIERSNDAVYDGDDVLNGRFKDRLTLNPQSGSLTINDTRTTDAGVYQLKIINSSETSYKRVRLIVTAVTHTQIMVNKGQSYTLKPDITDIQTYNVIEWKFGDGETLIAQIDRAHDIFSTYDGDDGLFRGKLELNRQTGDLTITEIRQEHTGDYTFKAIRREKTSYRRFRVHVMETNGVTVPLINGDSQHR; this is encoded by the exons ATGAGGACGAAGATATCTTTACTCTTCATCTCTTTATCCATCTGCG GTGTGTATGCTGTTGATCCAGATGAAGTGATATCAGTGTCAGTGATGGAGGGAGATTCTGTCACATTACACACTGATCTTACTGAAATCCAGAGAGAAGATGTGATCGAATGGAGGTTTGGTGATCAACAGGATCTCATAGCTAAACTTAACAGGGAGGCCAATAAAAGTGATTTATATAATGGCACTGATGAGAGATTTAGTGGCAGATTAAAGATGAACACtcagactggagatctcacCATTACAAACATCAGATCTCAACTAACTGGATTTTATAAACTAGAGATAACCAGAGACGAGAttaaaaaaaagacattcgttGTCAGAC GTGTGTTTCACCCAGAATCAGATAAACTTAAGTCAGTGTCATTGATGGAGGGAGATTATGTTACTCTACTCACTGATGTTTCTGATATCAAGAAATATGATGTGATACGGTGGAGATTACGACGTGAAACGTCTCCTCTAGCTGAACTCGACAGAAAAACTGCTCTCTTTTCTACATATGATGATGTTCTTGATGGGAGATTTAAAGGTAGACTGCAACTGGACCATCAGACTGGATCTCTCACCATCACAAACGTCAAAAACACAGATTCTGGACTTTATGACGTAGAGatcagcagcagcagcagctcACACACCATACATCAGTCATTCACAGTTACTGTCAATG ATAAAGTGAAGATAGAGTCAGTGATGGAGGGAGATTCTGTTACTCTACACACTAATCTTACTGAAATACAGAGACATAATGTGATACTGTGGAGGTTTGAAACTCATGGGACTCTCATAGCTAAAATCGATGAAGATGTCAATAAGACATCAATATATGATGATGTTCTTGATGGGAGATTCAGAGACAGACTGCAGTTAAATAatcagactggagatctcacCATCACAAACATTGGAACTAAAGATGCTGGACTTTATGAACTGAAGATGAGCAGCAGAAGACGATCCATTCAGAGGAGATTGATTGTGACTGTCACTA GTCAGTCATCTACTCTGGTTTCGGGTATTTTGGCAGGAATATATGTCCCACTGGGTATTATTGCTGCTGTTGCTTTAGTGTATTATTGTCGTCGCTGCTTCCCTAAAGCAAGAACACAAATAG TGATGGAGGGAGATACAGTCATACTACACACCGATGTTAAGGTAAAACAGGATGATGATGAGATGGAGTGGACGTTTCAAAAGTCTCTCATAGCTCAAATCGAGAGATCCAACGACGCAGTATATGATGGTGATGATGTTCTTAATGGTAGATTTAAAGACAGACTGACACTGAATCCTCAGTCTGGATCACTCACCATCAATGACACCAGAACTACAGACGCTGGAGTTTATCAACTTAAAATCATCAACAGTAGTGAAACCTCATATAAGAGAGTCAGGCTGATTGTCACAG CAGTTACACATACACAGATTATGGTGAATAAGGGGCAGTCTTACACTTTGAAGCCTGATATTACTGATATACAGACCTATAATGTCATCGAGTGGAAGTTTGGAGATGGAGAAACTCTCATAGCTCAAATCGACCGTGCCCATGATATCTTTAGTACATATGATGGTGATGATGGTCTATTTAGAGGTAAACTGGAGCTGAATCGtcagactggagatctcacTATCACTGAGATCAGACAAGAGCACACTGGAGATTATACATTTAAAGCCATCAGACGTGAAAAAACCTCATACAGGAGATTCAGAGTGCATGTCATGG AAACCAACGGAGTTACAGTGCCTTTGATCAATGGAGACAGTCAGCACCGGTGA
- the LOC135748016 gene encoding SLAM family member 9-like, which produces MFFKFIYLSLCCCYLMGVFGDEVKSVSVMEADSVTLHTDITDIQSAYMILWRFGSQETLIARLNREANKISLFADVLDGRFRDRLQLNNQTGSLTITDITTNHSGLYQMTISGKQKTSYRFSVTVYANLPVPVISRDSSQSLSLSSNCSLLCSVINVRDVSLYWYKGNSLLSSISVSDLNNNISLHLKCLDDSYSCVVNNPISNQTQHLNTDLCQTCSALTFIHKVVISSSVGFLMIAAVLIFCFCKEHRKTHQQVK; this is translated from the exons atgtttttcaagtTTATTTATCTCTCTTTGTGCTGCTGCTATTTGATGG gtgtgtttggtgaTGAAGTGAAGTCAGTGTCAGTGATGGAGGCAGATTCTGTTACTCTACACACTGATATTACTGACATACAGAGCGCTTATATGATCTTGTGGAGGTTTGGGTCACAAGAGACTCTCATAGCTAGACTCAATAGAGAAGCCAATAAGATCTCACTATTTGCTGATGTTCTTGACGGGAGATTTAGAGACAGACTGCAGTTAAATAATCAGACTGGATCTCTCACTATCACAGACATCACAACCAATCATTCTGGACTTTATCAAATGACCATCAGCGGCAAACAGAAGACCTCATACAGATTCAGTGTTACTGTTTATG CTAATCTGCCAGTTCCTGTCATCAGCAGAGATTCTTCACAAAGTTTATCATTAAGCTCAAATTGTTCATTATTGTGTTCTGTGATAAATGTGAGAGATGTGAGTCTGTACTGGTACAAAGGAAACAGTTTATTGTCCAGCATCAGTGTGTCTGATCTCAACAACAACATCTCTCTTCATCTGAAGTGTCTGGATGATTCTTACAGCTGTGTGGTGAACAATCCCATCAGTAATCAAACTCAACATCTCAATACTGATCTCTGTCAAACGTGTTCAG CTCTCACCTTCATTCATAAAGTTGTGATATCATCTTCTGTTGGATTTCTGATGATAGCTGCGGTTCTGATCTTCTGCTTCTGCAAGGAACACAGAAAGACACATCAGCAGGTTAAATGA
- the LOC135721165 gene encoding uncharacterized protein encodes MDLPLYCFLIIYFKSVFVCAGVFGDEVKSVSVMEGDSVTLHIDIIDLKSAHLILWRFGPQESLIARINREANAVSIYNDVLDGRFRDRLQVNNQTGDLTITNITTQHTGLYQKNISGRQKSSHRFDVTVYARLPVPFISSYCPQNSSSSSNCLLLCSVLNVRDVSLSWYKGNSLLSIISVSDLNIRLSLPLEVEYQDTNTYRCVLNNTITNQTQHLNITQLCQPCSDCVSCCDTTEVVIRLVISALVTVALVAVLAYDVRSSKDELKKRPKTARYKVCSTKYSERKTKPAKLSR; translated from the exons ATGGATTTACCACTTTACTGTTTTCTGATCATTTACTTTaaatctgtgtttgtgtgtgcaggtgtgtttggtgaTGAAGTGAAGTCAGTGTCAGTGATGGAGGGAGATTCTGTTACTCTACACATTGATATTATTGACCTAAAGAGCGCTCATCTGATACTGTGGAGGTTTGGACCTCAAGAGTCTCTCATAGCAAGAATCAATAGAGAAGCTAATGCAGTCTCAATATACAATGATGTTCTTGATGGGAGATTCAGAGACAGACTGCAGGTGAATAatcagactggagatctcacCATCACAAACATCACAACTCAACACACTGGACTTTATCAAAAAAACATCAGCGGCAGACAGAAGAGCTCACACAGATTTGATGTTACTGTCTATG CTCGTTTGCCCGTTCCTTTCATCTCTAGTTACTGTCCTCAAAACTCTTCATCAAGCTCAAACTGTTTATTATTGTGTTCAGTGTTGAATGTGAGAGATGTGAGTCTGTCCTGGTACAAAGGAAACAGTTTATTGTCCATCATCAGTGTGTCTGATCTCAACATCAGACTCTCTCTACCTCTGGAGGTTGAATATCAggatacaaacacatacagatGTGTACTCAACAATACCATCACAAACCAAACTCAACATCTCAACATCACTCAACTCTGTCAGCCGTGTTCAG ATTGTGTCAGCTGTTGTGATACTACCGAAGTTGTGATCCGATTGGTCATTTCTGCTCTGGTGACCGTGGCTTTGGTTGCTGTTCTGGCTTATGATGTCAGATCGAGCAAAGATGAACTGAAGAAAAGACCTAAGACAGCTAGATACAAGGTGTGTTCGACAAAGTACagtgaaagaaaaacaaaaccagcCAAGCTGTCTAGGTGA
- the LOC135721153 gene encoding uncharacterized protein codes for MRKISLLFLISLSINGVFGDEVKSVSVMEGDSVTLHTDITEIQRDDLLNWIFNKDDYIAQINNKVNLISIYDDVLDGRFRDRLQVNNQTGDLTITNITTQHTGDYHLEINGEKITGQTFSVSVIHVDPDEMKSVSVMEGDSVTLHTDVLDIKKYDVIQWRFQHENSLLAELNRKTAFFSTFDDVHDGRFKGRLQLNVQTGSLTITNIRNKHAGLYEVDISNSSSHTIHQSITVTVSGKVTTVSVIKGDWVTLKTNTEIQTYDLIQWMFAPDDDTRIAEIYKSDNTFAVYDGADGRFRDRLMLNNQTGYLTIINIRTEDAGLYELKMSSSRRSIQRRFSVNVSERGLSSYVIAGLCFGVLLVSVALTAGVFYCRQRFPKATIRKVMVGRSVRLKTDVDNIETDDVIEWRFKPGPFRNNVIAKIQRNNLTAASDERLCRNMTLNKRTGSLYITDITADHSGSYELKITSGVITSYKRFKVIVSDFIPPKDLLEISFPLMSKWSRTAAE; via the exons gtgtgtttggtgaTGAAGTGAAGTCAGTGTCAGTGATGGAGGGAGATTCTGTTACTCTACACACTGATATTACTGAAATACAGAGAGATGATTTATTAAATTGGATATTTAATAAAGACGATTATATAGCTCAAATAAACAATAAGGTCAATTTGATTTCAATATATGATGATGTTCTTGATGGGAGATTCAGAGACAGACTGCAGGTGAATAatcagactggagatctcacCATCACAAACATCACAACTCAACACACTGGAGATTATCATCTAGAGATCAATGGAGAAAAGATTACAGGACAGACATTCAGTGTTA GTGTAATTCATGTTGATCCAGATGAGATGAAGTCAGTGTCAGTGATGGAGGGAGATTCTGTTACTCTACACACTGATGTTCTTGATATTAAGAAATATGATGTGATACAGTGGAGGTTTCAACATGAAAACTCTCTTCTAGCTGAACTCAACAGAAAAACTGCTTTCTTCTCTACATTTGATGATGTTCATGATGGGAGATTTAAAGGAAGACTGCAGCTGAATGTTCAGACTGGATCTCTCACCATCACAAACATCAGAAACAAACACGCCGGACTTTATGAAGTAGATATCAGCAACAGCAGTTCACACACCATACATCAGTCAATCACTGTTACTGTCAGTG GTAAAGTGACGACAGTGTCAGTGATAAAGGGAGATTGGGTCACTTTAAAGACTAATACTGAAATACAGACCTATGATCTGATACAGTGGATGTTTGCACCTGATGATGACACACGGATAGCTGAAATATATAAATCAGACAATACATTTGCGGTATATGATGGTGCTGATGGGAGATTCAGAGACCGACTGATGCTGAATAATCAGACCGGATATCTCACTATCATAAACATCAGAACTGAAGATGCTGGACTTTATGAACTGAAGATGAGCAGCAGTAGACGATCCATTCAGAGGAGATTCAGTGTAAATGTCAGTG AACGAGGTCTGTCTTCATATGTTATAGCTGGATTATGTTTTGGTGTCCTCCTggttagtgttgctttaactgcTGGTGTGTTTTACTGTCGCCAGAGGTTCCCTAAAGCAACAATAAGAAAAG TGATGGTGGGACGTTCTGTCCGTCTAAAGACTGATGTTGATAACATAGAGACAGATGATGTCATAGAGTGGAGGTTTAAGCCTGGTCCCTTTCGAAACAACGTCATAGCTAAAATCCAGAGGAACAACCTAACCGCTGCTAGTGATGAGAGATTGTGCAGGAATATGACACTGAACAAAAGGACCGGATCTCTCTACATCACAGACATCACAGCCGATCACTCTGGATCTTACGAACTAAAAATCACCAGCGGTGTAATAACATCATACAAGAGATTCAAAGTCATCGTCTCTG ATTTCATCCCACCGAAAGATTTATTGGAGATAAGCTTTCCTTTGATGAGTAAATGGAGTCGAACAGCAGCAGAGTAA